The Caldicellulosiruptor acetigenus DNA window TTTGAGCTTGGTAGAAGAATAGAAATGTGTGAGGTGGAAAAGTGAAGATGAGATATTGGGATGAACATATGGAGTGCATGGACAGAAGTACTTTGCAAGAGATTCAGCTTAAAAGACTTGTTGAAACTGTGAAAAGAGTATATACCAGTGTGCCGTATTACAGGAAAAAGATGCAAGAGCGTGGCATTATTCCTGAAGACATAAAGAACTTGGACGACCTAAAAAAACTTCCATTTACTACAAAACAGGACTTGCGTGATAACTATCCGTATGGGCTTTTTGCAGTACCTTTGAGCGAAATTGTAAGAATTCATGCTTCTTCTGGAACAACAGGCAAACCTACTGTTGTCGGATACACAAAACATGATATTGGTATTTGGTCTGAGGTTATGGCAAGGACACTTGTGGCAGCTGGAGCAGACAAACATTCGTTTGTCCAGATAGCATATGGCTATGGTCTTTTCACAGGTGGGCTTGGTGTTCACTACGGGGCAGAGCGGATTGGTGCATCAGTAATACCAATTTCATCTGGAAATACGAGAAGACAGATACAGATTATGGTGGATTTTGGAACAACAGTTTTGGCTTGCACACCTTCATATGCTCTCTATCTTGCTGAGACTATGGAAGAGATGGGAATTGACAAATCTCAGCTTAAGCTAAAGTCAGGGGTATTTGGTGCAGAGCCGTGGTCGGAAAACATGCGAAAAGAAATAGAATCAAAATTGAATATCAAGGCATACGATATATACGGTCTTTCAGAAATAATTGGACCCGGGGTTTCGTTTGAATGTGAATATCAGTGTGGAATGCATATAAATGAAGACCATTTCTTACCAGAAATAATCAATCCAGAAACAGGTGAGGTTTTAGGCGAGGGAGAATATGGTGAGCTTGTATTTACCACAATTACAAAAGAAGGACTTCCGCTTATAAGATACAGAACACGAGACATAACTGCTCTTCACTATGATAGGTGCAAGTGCGGAAGAACATTAGTAAGGATGGAAAAGGTAATTGGTAGAACAGATGATATGATAATTATTCGAGGTGTCAATGTCTTCCCATCTCAGATAGAAAGCGTCCTGCTTGAGATGGGTGAAGTCGAGCCACATTATCAGCTGATTGTGGACAGGGTTAACAATCTTGATGTTCTTGAGGTTTTGGTAGAAGTTTCTGAAAGAATGTTTTCTGATGAGGTCAAGAAGCTTGAGCAGCTTGAGAAGAAAATAACAAAGGCTATTGAAGAGACTCTTGGAATTTCTGTAAAGGTTCGACTTGTTGAACCAAAGACAATTGAAAGAAGTGAAGGGAAGGCCAAAAGAGTTATTGACAAGAGAAAAATATAATTAAAAAAATTGGGTATCTATATAATAGGTAAAGTGGTAAGTTTGTGATTGTAGGAGGTAATTAGGATGTTTGTAAAGCAAATTTCAGTTTTTTTGGAAAACAAATCAGGCAGGCTTGCAGAAGTGACAGGGATATTAGGTAAGCACGATATAGACATCTCAGCTTTGTCAATTGCTGATACAACCGATTTTGGTATCTTGAGGCTTATTGTTAACAAGCCTGATTTAGCCTTGCAGGTTTTAAAAGAAAATGGGTTTACAGTTTCAGCAACAGATGTAATTGCCATTGCTGTGGAAGACAAACCAGGAGGGCTTGCAAAGGTTCTTGAAATACTCTACAAAAAAGACATAGGGATAGAGTACATGTACGCTTTTGTTGGTAAGCTTAGTGACCAGGCTCTTGTTATACTAAAAGTAGAGAAAGCTGATGAGGCAATTGAAGTGCTAAAAGAAAACAATGTAAAAATACTTCCAGCTGAAGAGGTATATGCATTGTAATAATTTAATTCTATTAATTATTAAGATGACGGGGAGGAAAGTTTTGGCTTTCCTCCCCGTCTTGTCATTGCTGATTTTTTGCCCTGTTTTGATAGTCCTGTATCATCTTTTTGACCATATATCCACCGACAGTTCCAGCTTGTTTTGCAGTGATATTAGGATTGTAGTTGTCAAGAGTTACACCAACTTCGCTGGCAGTTTCCTGTTTTAATTTGTCAAGCTGAGGTGCTGCCTCTGGAACAAGTCTCTTTCTTCTTGGCATTTTAGTTTTCCTCCCTTTTTGTTGAAGAAGATTTTTGTTTCTGCTTTCAATAAAGAAGTGTGCACCAAGTATTAAAGAAATATTAAGAAAAAAATGGGAGACTTTAAGATATTATAATTTGACAAATAAAATGCTATAATAAAGCTTGTCAAATAAAAAGTTTTGAGGGGGATAAAATTGGAAAACAAAGGCATTTATTATATAGATTTTGGAACACAGGCACGGTTTGTTGAAGAGATTGAAAAAATGAATACAGAGTATTACCTTGCAAATGGCAAAAATAAGAAATATCACATTGTGACATATGGCTGTCAGATGAACGTTCATGATTCTGAAAAATTAGCTGGAATGCTCAATGCAATGGGATACATTGAAACTGAAAACATCCAAGAAGCTGACTTGATAATATTTAACACGTGTAGCGTACGAGAACATGCAGAGTCAAGAGTATATGGAAATATTGGACCTTTAAAGAGATTAAAGGACAAAAAGCCTGATTTGATAATTGGTGTGTGCGGATGTATGCCACAGCAGGTTGAAGTTGCGCAAAAACTTGCAAAATTGTTCCCATTTCTGGATATAATATTTGGCACAAAAAGTCTTCATAAATTTCCGCAGCTTCTTTACACTGCTATTACTGAGAAAAAAACCGTTATTGACGTTTCGGAAGATGAGGATGTGGTTGTTGAGGGAATTCCAACTGCAAGAAGGCAAGGAGTTAGCGCGTTTGTCAATATAATTTATGGATGTAACAACTTTTGCTCTTATTGCATAGTTCCATATGTCAGAGGAAGAGAAAGAAGCAGGCGACCTGAAGAGATTATCTATGAAATTGAACAGCTTGCTCAAAATGGAGTAAAAGAAGTTACTCTTTTGGGGCAAAATGTTAATTCATATGGAAAAGACTTAGGAAATGGTATCACTTTCCCGAAGCTACTTGAAAAGGTAAATGAAATAGAAGGAATTGAGAGGATTAGATTTGTAACTTCTCATCCCAAGGATTTGTCAGACGAGCTTATTGTGGCTATGAGGGATTTGGAGAAGGTCTGTGAACATATACATCTGCCAGTTCAGTCAGGGTCAACAAGGATATTGAAGGCTATGAACAGGCACTATACAAAAGAAGACTATCTTAGACTTGTTGAAAAGCTTAAAACAAATATTCCTGATATAGCAATTACTACTGACATTATTGTAGGTTTTCCGGGAGAGACGGATGAAGATTTTGAAGATACCCTTGATGTGTGCAGAAAGGTAGAGTTTGACTCTGCATATACATTTATCTATTCGAAAAGAAGAGGAACACCAGCTGAAAAAATGCCCAATCAAGTTCCAGATGATATAAAACACCAAAGATTTCAACAGCTTGTAAAACTTGTTGAAGAGATAGCTTTGAAAAAGAACAGGCAAATGCTTGGCAAAACGTATGAAATTCTTATTGACGGTCGTTCTAAAAGAAATAACTTGCTTGTTGGAAGAACAAGAACAAACAAGGTTGTCAATGTGAAGTGTCCTGAGGAGTTTATGTTTAAGTTTGTCAATGTAAAGATTTTAGAAGCTGCAGAGCATTGGCTATACGGCGAGGTGATTTAGATTATGCAAGAGCTAACTCCTATGATGCAGCAGTATATGGAGATAAAACAGAAAGTGAAAGATTGCATCTTATTTTTTAGGCTTGGCGATTTTTATGAGATGTTTTTTGAGGATGCGATTGTGGCGTCCAAAGAGCTTGAGATAGCCCTAACCAGCAGAGATTGTGGAAACAATGAAAAAGCTCCTATGTGCGGTGTGCCGTACCATTCTGCGACCAGTTACATTGCAAAGCTTATAGAAAAGGGATACAAGGTTGCTATCTGCGAACAGGTGGAAGACCCAAAGCTTGCAAAGGGAATTGTAAAAAGGGAAATTACAAGAATAATAACTCCAGGCACATTTATTGACGAGAATATTTCGACAGCCAATAATTTCATATGTTGTATATCAAAAGACAGGTCTGAATTTGCATTGACATTTGTAGATGTTTCGACTGGGGAGATGTATTCTTGCCTTCTTGAAGAAGACCTTCAAAAACTATTAAATGAAATTGGTAAATACAATCCCAGTGAGATTTTAATCTCACGTTCAGAAGATGAGCTTTATGAATTCTTGAAGAAAAACTGCACTTCTTTTGTGCAGATGATAGAGTTTGTGGATTTACAAAAGTGCTATGAGGTCATAGAAAATCAGATAAATGTAGGTAAAATAGATGAAAGGCTAATTTTGAGCGTAGGGAATCTGCTAAAGTATTTAATAGAGACCCAAAAAATTTCCTTTGATTATATAAGAAGGTTTGAATTTTACAGAGTCCAAAACTATCTTCAAATTGACATAAACACAAAACGAAATTTGGAGCTCACAGAGAGTATTATTCAGCGCTCCAGAAAGAATAGCCTTCTTGGTATTTTGGACCGAACAAAGACCTCAATGGGTTCAAGGCTATTGAAAAAATGGATTGAAAGACCTCTTATTGACGTTATTGAGATTAATAGAAGGCTCGACAGTGTTGAGCAGCTCAAATCAAACTATTCCATTTTAGTACAGATAGAAGAGCTTTTGAGTAGAATGTATGACATAGAAAGACTTTCTTCAAAGTTTGCATATAAGAATGTGAATGCCAAAGATTTGCTAAGTCTAAAAAGGTCGATTGAAGTGCTGCCAGCTTTAAAAAAACTTCTTTCTTCATTTTCTGCACAACTGTTAAAAGAGATTTATGAGGGTCTTGATACATTAGAAGATATATATGCGCTTATTGACAGTTCTATAAATGAGGATGCACCTGTGACCCTAAAAGAGGGTGGAATAATTAAAGATGGTTTTAATGAAGAAGTAGATAGATTGAGAAATATATCCAAAAATAGCAAGGAACTTTTGGTTCAGTACGAAGAGAAAGAGAGAAACCTCACAGGCATAAAAAATCTCAGAATTGGTTATAACAAGGTTTTTGGATACTATATTGAGGTGACCAAGTCAAACTACTCTCTTGTTCCGGACAGGTACATCCGAAAACAAACCCTTGCAAATGCAGAAAGATATATAACAGAGGAGCTCAAAAAATTGGAAGATGAAATATTGGGCGCTGACCAGAAAATCATCGAACTTGAATACCAGCTTTTTTGCGAAATAAGGGATAGAATTGAGGCTCAGATTGAAAGGATTCAAAAGACAGCAAGCTATATTGCCATCTTGGATGTTCTGTGTTCATTTGCACGCATTGCAATTGACAATGAATATGTCAGGCCAAATGTTTGCTTAGGGGATAGAATATACATTAAAAATGGTAGACATCCAGTTGTTGAAAAGATGATAGGCAGAGGCAATTTCATTCCGAACAATACCGAACTTGACCAGGCAGAAAACAGGGTTTTGATTATTACAGGTCCAAATATGGCTGGCAAGTCTACATACATGAGGCAGGTAGCTTTAATTGTCATAATGGCACAGATGGGATGTTTTGTACCTGCTGATGAGGCACACATTGGTATAGTTGATAAAATCTTTTCACGGATAGGGGCATCTGATGATATTTCATCTGGGCAGAGTACCTTCATGGTAGAGATGTCAGAGGTTGCGAACATATTGAAAAATGCAACGCCAAAAAGCCTTATAATTTTTGATGAGGTTGGGAGAGGAACAAGCACGTATGACGGACTTTCTATAGCATGGGCAGTTTTAGAGTATGTTGCTGATAAATCTAAGATTGGTGCAAAAACCCTTTTTGCAACTCATTACCATGAGCTAACAGAGCTTGAAGAAAGGATTCCAGGTGTAAAAAACTACAGGGTTGATGTCAAAGAGGAGGGTAAAAACATTATATTTTTGAGAAAGATTGTCAGAGGCGGATGTGACTCAAGTTATGGAATTCATGTTGCGCGGCTTGCTGGAATTCCGGAAGAGGTGTTAAAGAGAGCAGAGGAAATTCTAAAACAGCTTGAGGAAGCTGATATAAATAGAAAAAATATTAGAAAACTTAGAAAAGAAATCAAAAAAGAGTTTACTGAGCAGATAGATTTTTTTTCGTATAAAAAAGAGGAGATAATAGACAAAATTGAAAAACTTGATATTTTGAATATAACTCCTGTGCAGGCTTTAAACATCCTAAGTGAGCTTAAACATGAAATAATTAAAGCCAAAGAGAGGCAATTGATATGAGAGAGCTTTACAAACTTCCTGAAAGCATTACTCACATCTTGGCGGCAGGCGAGGTTGTAGAAAGACCGGCATCCTGCCTCAAAGAACTTTTGGAAAATTCAATAGATGCAGGAGCAAGTTTAATCGATGTTAAAATAGAAAAAGGTGGTATGAAGAGAATTGAGGTATATGATAATGGAAAGGGAATCCACCCTGATGACATTGAATATGTGTTTGAAAGACATACAACCAGCAAGATAAAATCTTTTGAGGATATATTCAGCATCAAAACAATGGGATTTAGAGGGGAAGCGCTCTGTGCAATATCGAGCGTGGCAAAGGTGACACTTGTTTCTAAGCATTTAGAGGAAGAACAGGGGTGTATGGTGAAAGTAGAAGGTGGCAAGGTTCTTTCTAAAAGTTTTTGTCCTTTTAAAGAAGGGACAAGGATCATTGTTGAAGATATTTTTTACAATACTCCTGCAAGGCTAAAATTTTTAAAATCTCCGTCAACTGAACAAAAGTACTGTCTTGAGGTGGTTGAAAAGATTGCAATTGCCTGGCCAGAAATTTCATTTCGGGCAGAGGCAGATGGCAAAAGACAAATTTTTACACCAGGAGATAATAAGATTGAGTCTGTCATTGGCTCTATATTTGGGATAGAGATAGTAAAAAATCTTGTTGAGTTTTCTCTTGAGAAAGAATCTCTAAAAGTTTGGGGTTATTTTGTAAACCCCACTGTGAGCAGAGCCACACGCTCAGGTTATCATTTTTATGTCAACAGAAGATATATCAAAAGCAAACTTCTTTCATCGTGCATTGATGAAGCGTTTAAGAATTCGGTCATCACAGGTAGATTTCCAATAGTGTTTCTTTTTGTGCAAATTCCGCCTTCTGAGATTGATGTCAATGTCCATCCATCAAAACTCGAGGTAAAGTTCAGGGATGAAAGATTTGTTTATAACACCATTTATAAAGCTATAGCAGACTCGTTAAAATCGGAAAAAATGATTCCCAAGGCTGATTTGGGCAAAGCTAATGATGGAAATGATGCTGAGCGTGAACGAAAATACACTGAAATTTTGTCTGCAAACTCAAACGATATATCTTTGGTTATTTCCGAGCAGCCAAATTTCTTTGAAATGTTTTCAAAAGGAGCAGAGGTTGTAATTGAGCAGCAGAGTTTTGAAAACTTTGATGCAGGAAACTATAAGATTGTTGGTTACGCTTTTGATACCTATATCATTGTACAAAGTAATGACAGCTTATACCTTATTGACCAGCACGCGGTGCACGAAAGAAGATTATTTGAAGATTTTAAAAGCCAAGTTTATTCTTCAAATGTTCAAAGCCAAGTGTTGGCTTCTCCTGTTGTTGTTCGGCTTCCATCTTCACAAAAAGAGTTTGTGATTTCAAATGCTTCTGTCTTTCAGAAAATAGGTTTTGAAATAGAGGATTTTGGGAAAAATGAAATAGTAGTGAGAACATGGCCTGCTCTGCTAAGTAGTAATATCGATACAATATTTTTACTTGATGTGATAGAGATGATATACGAACAGATGGTGGAAAACAAGAGCCTTGTGGAAATTTCTGAGGACCTGTTGAAAAGAATTGCTTGCAGAGCAGCAGTAAAAGGAAATAGTAAAATTTCAGACTTGGAAAAAAAAGAAATAGTTGAACTTGTGCTCATAAAGAAAGAAATTTTTCACTGCCCACATGGAAGACCAGTGGTAGTAGAGATTTCTAAGAGAGAAATTGAAAAAATGTTCAAAAGAATTGTATAAATATCAGCGCAGGTGAACAAAAGAATGGAGAAAATACCTTTAATTGTTATTGCAGGCCTTACTGCCACCGGAAAAACAGATGTTGCAGTGGAGCTTGCTCAGCTTGTAAATGGCGAGATTGTGTCTGCAGATTCGATGTGTGTATACAAGCTTATGGATATTGGTACAGCAAAGCCTACAAAGGAGCAAAGAGAAGCTGTCAGACATCATGTTATTGATGTAGTATTTCCAGATGAGGACTATAATGTGGCGATGTTTCAAAAGGATGCAACAAATGCAATTTTGGATATTTATAAAAGAGGTAAGGTGCCTTTGCTTGTAGGCGGAACTGGCTTTTATATAAAGTCAGTTGTGGACGATGTTGAATTTCCTGAGATGGGGGATTCAAAACAAGTTAGAAAAAAGCTTTATGATGAGCTTAGTAGTAAAGGTAATATGTATCTTTACGAGCTTCTTAAAGAAATAGACAAAGATGCTGCAAATTCTGTTCATCCAAACAATGTAAAAAGGGTTATAAGATATTTAGAAATTTATTTTTTGACTGGCAGAAAGCCAACAGAGTTTTTAGACAAGGTAAGAAGAAAAGGAAGTGAAAAATATAATTTATTGCCGCTATGTTTTATAATGGAAAGAGAAGCTTTATGGCAGAGAATTGACCAGCGAGTTGAAAAGATGTTTGATATGGGACTTGTAGATGAAGTTAAGATGCTTTTAAGTTTAGGATATTCAAAGGATTTAAAATCTATGCAGGGGCTTGGATATAAGCAGGTAATACCATATGTTGAAGGGAAGATTTCATTGCAAGAGGCCAAAGACGAGCTTAAATTAAGAACAAGACAGTTTGCAAAAAGGCAGAGGATTTGGTTTAAATATCAGGGTGAATTCATGTTTTTGGATGTGACAGGTATGAGGTTTGAAGAAGTTGTGAAAAAATGTTTTGAACTTTGCAAAAGTGTGGTATAATTTAAGAAAAACATATAAAAATTATAATATAAAAAACTTTTAAGTTTGGGGAGGAATACATAAAGTGGCGAAAGGAAGTTTAAACTTGCAGGACTTATTTTTAAACCAATTAAGAAAAGAAAAAGTAAATGTTACAATTTTCCTGCTCAGCGGTTTTCAGTTAAAAGGTACTATCAAGGGTTTTGACAATTTTACATTGATTGTAGAGACAGATAATAACAAGCAGCAGCTAATTTACAAGCATGCGATATCCTCAATCATGCCCTCAAAGCCAATAAATTATATGGCTCAGGCACAGAATAATCAGCAAGCTTCTCAGCAATCAAATAACAATCAAGGTCAGGAGACAAAATAAAACGTACAATTTTATAAAGAAAGCTCATGAACATATGTTTCATGAGCTTTCTTTAATTTTTGACAATCAGAATTTAAAAGAGAGGTGCAAATGATATTGAAGATAGATATCGAAGGACTAAAAAAATTTTATAATTTTTCTCATGATTTAATAAACTTAACAGAGCAAGCTTTAAAAGATTTGAAAGAAAATTTCGAATTTATAGAGCAAATAAAGTCATTCAATCAATTAAAGGTTTTAAATGCTTTTCATCTAAACAAACTTTCATATACCCACCTAAATAAAACAGATGGATATGGGTACTCAGATAGTGGGCGAGACGTGATTGAAAAAATCTTTGCCAAGGTTTTCGGATGTGAGGATGCACTTGTACGAATCCAATTTATTTCAGGGACACAGGCAATTGCCACAATGTTATTTGCTCTGCTCAGACCAGGTGATATCCTTCTTTCAATCTGTGGAAAGCCATATGATACACTTCAAAAAGTAATAGGTATAAAGGAGGGTGGGCATGGAAACCTTATTGAGTACGGAATAAAATACCAAGAAATCGATTTGAAGGGCAATGACTTTGACTTTGAAAAAATAGAGACCATTTTAAAAGAAAACTCTATAAAAGTAGTTTTCATTCAGCGTTCACGTGGATATTCTGTCAGAAGTTCAATTTCAATTGAAAAGTTAGAAAAGGTAATTAAGTTTATAAAATCTATTTCTCCTCAAACATTTGTTGTAGTTGACAACTGTTATGGTGAATTTGTAGAAAAATTAGAACCCACCGAAGTTGGAGCGGACTTGATAGCGGGTTCACTTATCAAAAATCCTGGTGGGACGATTGCTTCATGTGGCGGCTATATCGCAGGCAAAAAAGAGCTTGTTGAGATGTGTGCAGACAGGCTGAATTCTCCCGGCATGGGGAAAGAAGTTGGACCATCTCTTGGATTTAACAAAGAGATTTTACAAGGGCTTTTATTCTCACCACACATAGTAGCCGAAAGTTTAAAAGTGGCTGTGTTTACTTCGTATATAATGGAAAAGTTAGGATATGAGGTTTTGCCAAGATTTAATGAAAAAAGAACAGACATAATTCAAACAATAGTGTTTAAAAACGAATACGAACTTGTAAGATTTTGTCAAGGAGTGCAGAAAGGCTGTCCTGTCGACAGCAATGTTTTACCCGAGCCTTGGGATATGCCAGGATATTCTCATAAAGTAATAATGGCAGCAGGCGGATTTGTACAGGGTACGTCTTTGGAACTTTCTTGTGATGCGCCAATACGAAAGCCTTATGCTGCATACTTGCAGGGCAGCTCTTCGTTTGAAATCGGACTTGTTGGAGTGTTACATGCCATTGAAAATATCAGGAGGATGTAATCTTACATCCTCCTGATAAGTCCTATAACTTTGCCGAGGATTTTTACGTCTTTGACGATAATTGGCTCCATAGCCTTGTTCTCTGGTTGAAGTCTTATATGGTCGTGTTCTTTATAGAATCTTTTTACTGTTGCTTCATCATCTATTAAGGCAACAACAATATCTCCATTTTCAGCTACATTTTGTCTTCTGACAATTATTATATCATTGTCGAAAATTCCTGCCTCAATCATACTATCTCCTCTAACTCGGAGCAAGAACGCATCTTCTGTTCCTACAAGGTCATACGGAAGTGTCATAGTTTCTTCTATATTTTCCACTGCTAAGATTGGTTCGCCTGCTGTTACCTTTCCAACAAGAGGTAGTTGCACGACGTTTCTGTGTACATAAAACTCGTCGTCTACGATTTCGATAGCTCTTGGTTTTGATGGGTCACGCCTAATATAACCCTTTTTTTCAAGCCGAGTCAGATGGCCGTGAACAGTTGAAGTAGACTTTAGACCTGTCGCCTCGCAAATTTCCCTCACTGCAGGGGGATATCCTTTTTCTTTAATCCTCTTTTTTATAAACTCTAAAATTTCCTCTTGCTTTTTTGTAAGCTGTTTTTTCATGCTACTTATTTCCCCTTCTTTAACAGTATTATTTTGAAATAATTATAACACAAAAACATACATTCTTCAAACTTTTGTTTAGTATTTTGAGGCGGAAATTCATTTTAAAAGTAAAATAATTCTTGTATACAAGATACAACTTGTTTTATAATATATAAGGTGCGATATGTCAAATAATAAACGAAAGGAGTATCAAAAATGGCTTTTATTGATACAATTATCGAAAAAGCAAAATCAGATATAAAGACAATTGTACTTCCCGAAAGCTACGAAGAAAGAAATTTAAAAGCTGCTTCCATAGCTCTAAAAGAAAAGATAGCTAAGATAGTTTTGATTGGGAAAGAAGATGAGATTAAAAAAGAAGCAGAAAAGTATGGTGCAAATGTAGATGATGCTATTTTTATTGACCCAGACAATTTTGATAGATTTGATGAATTTGTAAATGAATTTTATGAGCTAAGAAAAAACAAGGGTGTAACACTGGAAGATGCAAGAAAGATTATGAAAGACCCGATGTATTTTGGTGTTATGCTTGTATACAAAGGTTTGGCAGATGGTATGGTGTCTGGTGCTATTCACTCAACAGCAGATACCTTGCGACCAGCTCTGCAGATATTAAAAACTGCACCTGGGGTAAAACTTGTTTCAAGCTTCTTTATTATGGTTGTACCAAACTGCGAATATGGTGAAAATGGAGTTTTTGTATATGCTGATGCAGGTTTGAATCCAAATCCAACAGCAGAAGAGCTTGCTGATATAGCTATTTCATCCGCAAAGAGCTTTGAAGCCTTGGTTGGAAAAACTCCAAAAGTAGCAATGCTTTCGTATTCTACAAAAGGTTCAGCAAAGTCTGAAATGGTAGATAAGGTTGTTCAGGCGACAAAAATCGCAAAAGAGAAAGCTCCAGATATCCTGATAGATGGTGAGCTTCAAGCAGATGCTGCAATAGTTCCTTCTGTTGCAAAGCTGAAAGCACCGGGAAGTCCTGTTGCAGGGCAAGCAAATGTTCTAATCTTCCCTGATTTGGATGCTGGCAATATTGCATACAAACTTACAGAAAGGCTTGCAAAAGCAGAAGCGTACGGTCCTATTACCCAGGGAATAGCAAAGCCTGTAAACGATTTGTCCCGAGGCTGTAAAGCTGAAGACATTGTGGGGGTTATTGCTATTACTGCTGTGCAGGCTATGATGAAATAAATTATTGATAGAAGGGGAATGAGAAAATGAAGGTTTTAGTATTAAATTCGGGAAGTTCATCTTTAAAGTATCAATTTATTGATACCGATACAGAGGTTGCTCTTTGCAAGG harbors:
- the hfq gene encoding RNA chaperone Hfq, whose product is MAKGSLNLQDLFLNQLRKEKVNVTIFLLSGFQLKGTIKGFDNFTLIVETDNNKQQLIYKHAISSIMPSKPINYMAQAQNNQQASQQSNNNQGQETK
- a CDS encoding aminotransferase class I/II-fold pyridoxal phosphate-dependent enzyme, with product MILKIDIEGLKKFYNFSHDLINLTEQALKDLKENFEFIEQIKSFNQLKVLNAFHLNKLSYTHLNKTDGYGYSDSGRDVIEKIFAKVFGCEDALVRIQFISGTQAIATMLFALLRPGDILLSICGKPYDTLQKVIGIKEGGHGNLIEYGIKYQEIDLKGNDFDFEKIETILKENSIKVVFIQRSRGYSVRSSISIEKLEKVIKFIKSISPQTFVVVDNCYGEFVEKLEPTEVGADLIAGSLIKNPGGTIASCGGYIAGKKELVEMCADRLNSPGMGKEVGPSLGFNKEILQGLLFSPHIVAESLKVAVFTSYIMEKLGYEVLPRFNEKRTDIIQTIVFKNEYELVRFCQGVQKGCPVDSNVLPEPWDMPGYSHKVIMAAGGFVQGTSLELSCDAPIRKPYAAYLQGSSSFEIGLVGVLHAIENIRRM
- the lexA gene encoding transcriptional repressor LexA codes for the protein MKKQLTKKQEEILEFIKKRIKEKGYPPAVREICEATGLKSTSTVHGHLTRLEKKGYIRRDPSKPRAIEIVDDEFYVHRNVVQLPLVGKVTAGEPILAVENIEETMTLPYDLVGTEDAFLLRVRGDSMIEAGIFDNDIIIVRRQNVAENGDIVVALIDDEATVKRFYKEHDHIRLQPENKAMEPIIVKDVKILGKVIGLIRRM
- the pta gene encoding phosphate acetyltransferase; its protein translation is MAFIDTIIEKAKSDIKTIVLPESYEERNLKAASIALKEKIAKIVLIGKEDEIKKEAEKYGANVDDAIFIDPDNFDRFDEFVNEFYELRKNKGVTLEDARKIMKDPMYFGVMLVYKGLADGMVSGAIHSTADTLRPALQILKTAPGVKLVSSFFIMVVPNCEYGENGVFVYADAGLNPNPTAEELADIAISSAKSFEALVGKTPKVAMLSYSTKGSAKSEMVDKVVQATKIAKEKAPDILIDGELQADAAIVPSVAKLKAPGSPVAGQANVLIFPDLDAGNIAYKLTERLAKAEAYGPITQGIAKPVNDLSRGCKAEDIVGVIAITAVQAMMK